The Chitinophagales bacterium genome has a window encoding:
- a CDS encoding TolC family protein: protein MLKRLFILLCCLQSCAYAQELLSLDMAIQQALKNNFDIQVARADGMQAEVNNTMGNAGMSPNINATGGVNVSSQNVKINFIDGRTQQVNNAASINYTGSVNLNWTLFDGGKMFLKKKQLNVLEKAGEAQLKEQVQSVVSQVIQSYALAVLQQQQGVAIDTGLLLAKTRMELSRLKFENGSSAKVDYLQARVDYNSRQSDSLQQEASLGASLASLNALMGEDADRPYRVQDELDLDTELLPENKELLEQLNPSLSIAKYNAQASLLNAKMAKTAFMPILALNGGYGYNNTQSQSGFTTFNQSFGPNGGLTLSLPLFRGGNIRREARIASLQSMQYQLLYDKQTVELGKAYRIAWNNYKVAVSAYKLEKQNLEYAKENLYIQKERFKVGIANTLETREAENSYVQSLVRYYTAAYNLKVNETKVLELEGALVK from the coding sequence ATGTTGAAACGTTTATTCATATTGTTATGTTGTCTGCAATCCTGCGCATACGCACAGGAGCTGCTTTCATTGGATATGGCTATTCAACAAGCCCTGAAGAATAACTTTGATATCCAGGTGGCACGAGCTGATGGTATGCAGGCAGAGGTGAATAATACAATGGGTAATGCAGGCATGTCTCCTAATATCAATGCCACTGGCGGCGTAAATGTCAGTTCGCAGAATGTAAAGATCAACTTTATTGACGGCCGTACCCAGCAGGTAAATAATGCCGCATCTATCAATTACACCGGCTCTGTTAATCTTAACTGGACATTGTTTGATGGTGGTAAGATGTTCCTGAAAAAGAAACAATTGAATGTACTGGAAAAAGCAGGAGAGGCGCAATTGAAAGAGCAGGTACAATCGGTTGTTTCGCAAGTGATACAGTCGTATGCTTTAGCAGTACTGCAACAGCAGCAGGGAGTGGCGATAGATACCGGGCTTTTGTTGGCTAAAACAAGAATGGAGTTGTCCAGGCTGAAGTTTGAGAATGGTTCTTCTGCTAAAGTTGATTACTTGCAGGCAAGGGTAGACTATAACAGTCGACAATCAGATTCTTTACAGCAGGAGGCTTCGCTTGGGGCATCACTCGCATCGCTGAATGCATTGATGGGTGAAGATGCTGACCGCCCTTATCGTGTGCAGGATGAGTTGGACCTGGATACCGAATTATTGCCTGAAAATAAGGAGTTGCTTGAGCAGTTGAACCCATCGTTGAGCATAGCAAAGTATAACGCACAGGCTTCACTACTGAATGCCAAAATGGCGAAAACAGCATTTATGCCTATACTGGCTTTGAATGGTGGCTATGGTTATAATAATACGCAGAGCCAGTCAGGCTTTACAACCTTCAACCAGAGCTTTGGCCCCAACGGGGGACTGACGTTAAGCCTGCCTTTATTCAGGGGAGGCAACATTCGCAGGGAAGCTCGTATAGCCTCTCTACAGTCTATGCAATACCAATTGTTATATGATAAACAAACGGTTGAGCTGGGAAAGGCATACCGCATAGCATGGAATAATTATAAAGTAGCGGTCAGCGCATATAAGCTGGAAAAGCAAAATCTTGAGTACGCCAAAGAGAACCTGTATATACAAAAAGAGCGTTTCAAGGTAGGTATAGCCAATACGCTGGAAACTCGCGAAGCGGAAAATAGCTATGTTCAATCATTGGTACGCTACTATACAGCAGCTTACAACCTGAAAGTGAACGAAACCAAAGTGCTGGAACTGGAAGGTGCTTTGGTAAAATAA
- a CDS encoding tetratricopeptide repeat protein → MSSRNIKSILIILAVAVVTLPAFFCSPEKGRPDNELYSSVWKNVYDTTVHYVGMDKCRTCHEAVYQTFKETGMGKSWDHATRQKSSADFAPEHALVYDKNLDFYYKPFWQNDSMYIMEYRLEGKDTVHKLVQRIDYIVGSGQHTNSHIFTVNGYAYQAPITYYTQKGQWDLAPGFEKGANSRFSRMIQLECMSCHNGLPDFVPNSQNKYLTIKNGIDCERCHGPGSLHVQQKESGNIVDTSKGPDYTIVNPRRLSTELQNNVCQRCHLQGIAVLNDGKTFFDHRPGMRLSEVMNVFMPEYKGGQDKMIMASHVERMKKSNCYVNSGKMSCITCHNPHVSVKFTPDEQYINACNNCHGKNDKCTESMEVRMIQNNNCITCHMPKNGSIDIPHVAVTDHYIRKRPVAEKEKSDITAFLGLECYNNDHVDAITKARGFMEFYERYNPNKGLIDSAIKYLDKDKATEEKEKQNRDYIRAYFVLEEYAKVIELAAKLQPEQLSDAWAAYRIGESYYLSGRAEQAIHWYQRAIEIWPYALDFQNKYGSCLLALDNAADAQRTFEFILGENPQYASAHTNLGYLFLQQGNNAMAYDHLLKAVQYEPDNKQALINIAVWYHLNNKDDKAERTLEHLLKKYPGNEQAKAMLLDLQ, encoded by the coding sequence ATGTCGTCCCGTAATATTAAGAGCATTTTGATCATACTGGCAGTAGCAGTGGTAACACTGCCTGCCTTTTTTTGTTCGCCTGAAAAGGGTAGACCAGACAATGAACTATACAGCTCTGTCTGGAAGAACGTGTATGATACTACCGTACATTACGTTGGTATGGATAAATGCCGTACCTGTCACGAAGCGGTGTACCAGACCTTTAAGGAAACAGGTATGGGTAAAAGCTGGGACCATGCAACCAGGCAAAAATCATCTGCCGACTTTGCTCCTGAACATGCGTTGGTATATGATAAGAACCTTGACTTTTACTATAAACCTTTTTGGCAGAACGATAGTATGTACATCATGGAGTACAGGTTGGAGGGGAAAGATACTGTGCATAAACTGGTGCAAAGAATAGATTACATCGTAGGCTCAGGCCAGCATACCAACTCGCACATTTTTACCGTAAATGGATATGCCTACCAGGCCCCAATAACTTACTACACTCAAAAAGGACAGTGGGACCTGGCGCCTGGATTTGAAAAAGGTGCCAACAGTCGTTTCAGCAGGATGATACAATTAGAGTGTATGAGTTGCCATAACGGCCTGCCTGATTTTGTGCCCAATAGTCAGAATAAATATCTAACTATCAAGAACGGCATCGATTGCGAACGTTGTCACGGACCGGGCAGTCTGCACGTACAGCAGAAAGAGTCTGGTAATATAGTGGATACTTCAAAAGGGCCGGATTATACGATAGTAAATCCACGCAGATTGTCAACAGAATTACAGAATAATGTATGCCAGCGTTGCCATTTGCAGGGTATAGCTGTGCTGAATGATGGCAAAACTTTTTTTGATCATCGCCCCGGTATGCGTTTGTCTGAAGTAATGAATGTATTTATGCCCGAGTATAAAGGCGGACAGGACAAGATGATCATGGCATCGCATGTGGAGCGGATGAAGAAAAGCAACTGTTATGTCAACTCAGGGAAGATGAGTTGTATCACTTGCCACAACCCACATGTGAGTGTGAAGTTTACACCTGACGAGCAATACATTAATGCGTGTAATAATTGCCATGGTAAAAATGATAAATGTACAGAAAGTATGGAGGTGCGAATGATACAGAACAATAACTGTATTACTTGTCATATGCCTAAGAATGGCAGTATAGATATACCGCACGTAGCCGTTACCGATCATTACATACGCAAGCGCCCTGTTGCCGAAAAAGAAAAAAGCGACATTACGGCTTTTCTTGGATTGGAGTGCTATAACAATGACCATGTAGATGCCATTACAAAGGCACGGGGATTCATGGAGTTTTACGAGCGGTATAATCCCAATAAAGGCTTGATAGATTCTGCTATAAAATACCTGGACAAAGACAAGGCAACAGAAGAAAAGGAAAAACAGAACAGGGATTACATACGTGCATATTTCGTACTGGAAGAATATGCGAAAGTTATTGAACTAGCTGCGAAACTACAACCGGAACAACTATCCGATGCATGGGCAGCATACCGTATTGGTGAGTCGTACTACTTATCTGGTAGAGCTGAACAAGCAATACATTGGTATCAACGTGCTATAGAAATTTGGCCTTATGCCCTGGATTTTCAGAATAAATACGGCAGTTGCCTGCTGGCACTTGATAATGCTGCAGATGCACAAAGAACATTTGAATTCATACTCGGCGAAAATCCACAATACGCATCAGCACATACTAACCTGGGCTACCTGTTTCTGCAACAGGGAAATAATGCCATGGCTTATGACCATTTACTGAAAGCAGTGCAATATGAACCTGATAATAAGCAGGCACTCATCAACATAGCTGTGTGGTATCACTTGAATAATAAAGACGATAAAGCCGAACGTACTTTGGAGCACCTGCTGAAAAAATATCCTGGCAATGAACAGGCAAAAGCCATGTTGCTGGATCTGCAATAA
- a CDS encoding efflux RND transporter permease subunit, which produces MSLPSISLKRPVMALVLNIIIVIFGVIGFDFLGVRDYPSIDPPIINVRTSYAGANPDIVESQITEPLEKSINGIAGIKSISSTSALGNSSISVEFDLRIDLEAAANDVRDKVSQAVRNLPQDIDAPPVVSKSDASAGPIISMTVESHTKNQLELTEYAENVLVERLQTIPGVSYIRIWGEKRYAMRMWLDPLKMAGYGITFSDVQVALNKQNIELPSGKLSGQQTELSVRTFGRLYTEEDFNNLIIKNVNGTDVRFREIGEAALGPENEETILKESNVPMIALAITPQPGSNYVAIADEFYKRYEEIKKDVPEDFTLNVALDNTQYIKKSISEVEETLFVAIALVIIIIYLFFRDWRIALRPLLDIPVSLIGAFFIMYLMGFTINILTLLAVVLATGLVVDDGIVVTENIYKKLEKGMEKHRAAKEGSEEIYFAIIATSITLAIVFIPIIFLQGFTGSLFKEFGVVVAGAVLISAFVSLTLTPVLNVFLTKEVHKPSKFYIRTEPFFAGMENGYSMALRWIMKHKWIATTGIVATFALIILIGRTLQTELAPMEDKNRFRLAVSAPEGTSYDAMENYMNNIVDMLIDSVPEKRVILSVTAPGFTGSGAVNTGFSFVPLIDASERERSQNDIVQMVNSSLGKFNYGKAFALQEQTISVQRGGSNYPIVYILQNINFDKLSKALPRFLEEANNNPILQGVDADLKFNKPELTVSIDREKASRMGISIEEVAQTLQFALSNKRLGYFTKNGKQYQLLGQVLRESREAPLDLKQFYVRTNTGEMVSIDNLVQLEETTSPAQMYHYNRYKSATISAGLAPGYTIGDGLEAMDEIYAKLKDEGLIDDSFTTSLGGSSKDFAESSSNTSFAFILALILIYLVLSAQFESFIDPFIIMLTVPLAIAGALLSLWLFGHTLNIFSEIGMIMLIGLVTKNGILIVEYANRLRDQGATRTKAAIEAAGMRLRPILMTSFAMMFGALPLALSLGAASTSRIPLGIVIVGGILFSLLLSLFIVPVMYTFLSRRKTPASTAILKLDE; this is translated from the coding sequence ATGAGTTTACCCTCCATATCGTTAAAGCGCCCGGTAATGGCTCTTGTACTGAATATCATCATCGTGATCTTCGGTGTCATAGGCTTCGATTTCCTTGGAGTGAGGGATTACCCATCTATTGATCCACCCATTATTAATGTGCGTACCTCATATGCGGGTGCCAACCCTGATATTGTTGAGTCGCAGATAACAGAACCATTGGAGAAATCTATCAATGGTATTGCTGGTATTAAGAGTATATCGTCTACCAGTGCCTTGGGTAACAGTAGCATATCTGTAGAGTTCGACCTTAGGATAGATCTGGAAGCTGCCGCGAATGATGTACGGGATAAGGTGTCGCAGGCTGTGCGCAATCTGCCGCAGGATATTGATGCGCCTCCCGTGGTTTCAAAGTCCGATGCCAGCGCGGGGCCTATCATATCTATGACCGTTGAGAGTCATACCAAAAACCAACTGGAGTTGACCGAATATGCTGAGAACGTGTTGGTAGAACGTTTGCAGACCATACCCGGTGTAAGCTACATACGTATCTGGGGCGAAAAACGCTATGCTATGCGTATGTGGCTGGACCCGCTTAAAATGGCAGGCTACGGGATCACTTTCTCTGATGTACAGGTTGCATTGAATAAACAGAATATTGAATTGCCTTCCGGTAAGCTTAGTGGTCAACAAACAGAATTGTCGGTACGCACCTTTGGAAGGCTGTACACCGAAGAGGATTTTAATAACCTCATTATCAAAAACGTTAACGGAACAGACGTTCGTTTCCGTGAAATTGGAGAGGCGGCATTGGGGCCTGAAAATGAAGAGACCATATTGAAAGAAAGTAACGTGCCCATGATAGCCCTGGCCATTACGCCGCAGCCGGGTTCTAATTATGTGGCCATTGCTGATGAATTTTACAAGCGCTACGAGGAAATAAAAAAAGATGTACCTGAAGATTTTACGCTGAATGTAGCCCTGGACAATACACAGTACATTAAAAAATCTATCAGCGAGGTTGAGGAGACATTGTTTGTAGCCATCGCGCTTGTTATTATTATCATCTACCTGTTCTTCCGCGATTGGCGTATTGCATTACGCCCCTTACTGGATATACCCGTTAGTCTGATAGGTGCCTTCTTCATTATGTACCTGATGGGGTTCACCATTAATATACTTACCCTTCTGGCAGTTGTGCTGGCTACCGGTCTTGTGGTGGATGATGGTATAGTAGTGACCGAGAATATCTATAAAAAACTGGAGAAGGGCATGGAGAAACACCGTGCCGCGAAGGAGGGAAGCGAGGAGATATATTTTGCCATTATCGCTACTTCCATCACACTGGCTATTGTATTCATACCTATCATATTCTTACAGGGTTTTACCGGGAGCTTGTTCAAAGAGTTCGGTGTAGTAGTAGCGGGTGCGGTATTGATATCAGCATTCGTTTCGCTGACACTTACTCCTGTTCTGAATGTATTCCTGACCAAAGAAGTACACAAGCCATCAAAATTCTATATCAGGACTGAACCATTTTTTGCAGGTATGGAAAATGGCTATAGTATGGCGCTGAGGTGGATCATGAAACATAAATGGATAGCAACCACAGGTATAGTCGCTACTTTCGCACTCATCATACTTATAGGTCGCACACTACAAACTGAGCTGGCACCTATGGAAGATAAGAACCGTTTCCGTCTTGCCGTATCTGCTCCCGAAGGTACATCATATGATGCTATGGAAAACTATATGAATAATATAGTGGACATGCTAATAGACAGTGTGCCTGAGAAACGTGTGATACTTTCCGTTACAGCACCTGGCTTTACAGGTTCAGGTGCTGTGAATACAGGTTTCAGTTTTGTACCATTGATTGATGCGTCGGAACGCGAACGCAGCCAGAATGATATTGTGCAAATGGTCAATAGTAGCCTTGGGAAATTTAATTATGGTAAGGCGTTCGCTTTGCAGGAGCAGACCATTTCAGTACAACGCGGTGGCAGTAATTATCCAATTGTATACATTTTACAAAACATCAATTTCGATAAACTTTCCAAAGCATTACCACGCTTCCTTGAAGAAGCCAATAACAACCCCATACTGCAAGGTGTGGATGCAGATCTGAAATTCAATAAGCCTGAACTGACGGTTTCTATCGATAGGGAAAAAGCATCTCGCATGGGCATATCTATCGAGGAGGTGGCACAGACCCTTCAATTTGCCTTGAGTAATAAAAGACTTGGATATTTTACCAAGAATGGTAAGCAATACCAGCTACTGGGACAGGTGCTCAGAGAGAGCAGGGAGGCACCACTCGACCTCAAACAGTTCTATGTAAGAACCAATACAGGAGAAATGGTCTCAATAGATAATCTTGTGCAACTGGAAGAAACTACCAGCCCTGCGCAGATGTATCACTACAACCGTTACAAATCCGCTACCATATCGGCAGGGTTGGCACCGGGCTATACCATTGGTGATGGATTGGAGGCTATGGATGAGATATACGCCAAACTGAAAGATGAAGGCCTGATAGATGACAGCTTTACCACTTCTTTGGGAGGTTCTTCCAAAGACTTTGCAGAGAGTTCATCCAATACATCATTCGCATTTATCCTGGCATTGATACTCATTTACCTGGTACTGTCTGCGCAGTTTGAAAGTTTTATAGATCCTTTTATTATTATGCTTACTGTGCCATTGGCCATAGCGGGTGCGCTGTTGTCATTATGGTTATTCGGTCATACACTGAATATATTCTCTGAGATAGGCATGATCATGCTGATAGGATTGGTGACAAAGAATGGCATACTGATAGTAGAATATGCCAACAGGTTGAGAGACCAGGGAGCCACAAGAACAAAAGCAGCTATTGAAGCAGCTGGTATGCGTCTGCGCCCGATACTCATGACGAGCTTTGCGATGATGTTTGGTGCATTACCGCTGGCATTGTCATTAGGCGCTGCATCAACCAGCCGCATACCATTGGGCATTGTTATCGTAGGCGGAATATTATTTTCTTTGTTGCTGTCATTGTTTATCGTGCCGGTTATGTACACTTTCCTTTCCAGGAGAAAAACACCGGCCTCAACAGCAATATTAAAACTGGACGAATAG
- a CDS encoding tyrosine--tRNA ligase: MTDLIADLKERNQLQDIIPGTQEQLNKEMTAGYVGFDPTADSLHVGSMMPIILLMRLQKAGHKPYALVGGATGMVGDPSGKSAERNLLDKETLDKNCAGIRKQLEKFLDFDPAKPNAAVMVNNYDWFKDFNFLDFIRDVGKHITVSYMMSKDSVQKRLETGLSFTEFSYQLIQGYDFYYMNEHMGVKLQMGGADQWGNIVTGTELIRRKGGKEAFAFTGPLITKSDGSKFGKSEGGNVWLDPERTSPYTFYQFWINMPDDEAEKLSLVFSFKPVEEIIALIAEHREAPHMRKLQKALAEEMTVLVHSREAFDRAFEATNIFFSKGDKAVETLKSFNEKELLEAMEVVPKIEAQKAALGTTDILTFLADNGLFASKGEAKKMIQNGGVSINKEKIEDVGMMLTAEHLLNDKYMLVQKGKSNYTLAIFS, from the coding sequence ATGACTGATCTGATAGCCGATCTTAAAGAGAGAAACCAGCTGCAGGATATTATTCCCGGCACGCAAGAGCAACTTAATAAGGAAATGACCGCCGGATATGTGGGGTTCGACCCGACTGCAGATAGCCTGCATGTGGGTAGTATGATGCCTATTATACTGCTGATGAGGTTGCAGAAAGCAGGCCACAAGCCATATGCGCTGGTAGGTGGTGCCACAGGTATGGTGGGCGATCCTTCGGGCAAATCTGCAGAAAGGAACCTGCTGGACAAGGAAACATTGGATAAAAACTGTGCGGGTATCAGGAAACAACTGGAAAAATTCCTGGATTTTGACCCGGCCAAGCCCAATGCAGCAGTGATGGTGAATAATTATGACTGGTTCAAGGATTTTAATTTCCTTGATTTTATCCGCGATGTGGGTAAACATATTACCGTGAGCTACATGATGTCGAAGGATTCTGTACAAAAGAGGCTGGAAACGGGTTTGTCGTTCACTGAATTCTCTTACCAGTTGATACAAGGCTACGACTTCTACTATATGAATGAGCACATGGGCGTGAAGTTGCAGATGGGTGGTGCTGATCAATGGGGTAATATAGTAACAGGTACAGAGTTGATACGTCGTAAGGGGGGTAAGGAAGCATTCGCCTTTACCGGGCCACTCATTACAAAGAGCGATGGTAGCAAGTTCGGTAAATCGGAAGGGGGTAATGTATGGCTGGATCCTGAACGTACATCGCCATACACCTTCTACCAGTTCTGGATAAACATGCCGGATGATGAGGCAGAAAAGCTATCATTAGTGTTCTCTTTCAAGCCTGTTGAAGAAATAATAGCCCTGATAGCAGAGCACAGGGAAGCGCCACATATGCGTAAGCTGCAAAAAGCACTGGCAGAAGAAATGACAGTACTGGTACACAGCCGTGAGGCTTTTGACCGTGCATTTGAGGCAACGAATATTTTCTTCTCAAAAGGCGATAAGGCTGTTGAGACCTTGAAGTCGTTCAACGAAAAAGAACTACTGGAGGCTATGGAAGTAGTGCCGAAAATAGAGGCGCAAAAGGCAGCTTTGGGAACAACTGATATTCTTACCTTCCTGGCTGATAATGGCCTGTTCGCATCTAAGGGAGAGGCTAAAAAGATGATACAAAACGGCGGAGTGAGCATTAATAAGGAGAAAATAGAAGATGTTGGAATGATGCTGACAGCAGAACATCTGCTGAACGATAAATACATGTTGGTGCAGAAGGGAAAATCAAACTATACATTAGCAATATTCAGCTAA
- a CDS encoding DUF1835 domain-containing protein — MIYHIVVGDMAAPPLLEAISTEESMQGEVIVLKDILHVGPIKKAPGQSFSQLRSAFWKDVVNDEKQETEVQDLEHLLEVTTQLNNNPEDVVWLWMAPWPADVCAYYWMLNYMGKHLDRFYVLNLAGLPFLDAEGKVYYPKNMSEILPKELIKARRLARQVTPAELEIDGEEWLNMTAENAGMRLLEGGKKLYTRDESFYDEKLLSFCSQQFQKAHRIVNQTISKLSVPTGNLYLGWRLRKLIENSTLEVMGDTNKTLRDFSVKLPGGSSEAIAAEDESTDSDAETIQKETA; from the coding sequence ATGATATACCATATTGTAGTAGGTGACATGGCAGCACCACCTTTGCTGGAGGCTATCAGTACAGAAGAATCTATGCAAGGCGAAGTAATAGTTCTGAAAGACATCCTGCATGTTGGCCCAATAAAAAAAGCCCCGGGACAGTCATTCAGCCAGCTACGCTCAGCATTCTGGAAAGACGTAGTAAATGATGAAAAGCAGGAAACAGAAGTACAAGACCTGGAACACCTGCTGGAAGTGACCACACAACTGAATAATAATCCCGAAGACGTAGTATGGTTATGGATGGCTCCATGGCCGGCGGATGTCTGTGCTTACTATTGGATGCTGAACTATATGGGCAAACACCTGGATCGGTTCTATGTGCTTAACCTGGCAGGCCTGCCTTTCCTGGATGCTGAGGGAAAAGTATACTACCCAAAGAACATGAGCGAGATATTACCCAAAGAATTGATAAAAGCCCGCAGGCTGGCCAGGCAGGTAACACCAGCAGAACTGGAAATAGACGGTGAAGAATGGCTGAACATGACCGCTGAGAATGCAGGCATGAGGCTGCTGGAGGGTGGTAAGAAGCTCTATACGCGCGATGAATCGTTTTATGACGAAAAATTACTGAGCTTCTGCTCGCAGCAATTCCAGAAGGCGCACCGTATTGTGAACCAGACCATCAGCAAACTAAGCGTACCTACCGGCAACCTGTACCTGGGCTGGCGGCTGCGTAAACTTATAGAGAATAGTACACTTGAAGTAATGGGCGATACGAATAAGACACTACGCGATTTCAGTGTAAAATTGCCAGGTGGCAGCAGCGAAGCGATTGCAGCAGAAGACGAAAGCACCGATAGCGATGCTGAAACCATCCAAAAAGAAACAGCATGA
- a CDS encoding superoxide dismutase yields MAHNLPELKYSFDALEPHIDAMTMEIHHDRHHNAYVTNLNKAIEGTDAANLSLEDLMANISKYPMGVRNNGGGHYNHTLFWEILGPDGGAPSGKLADAINSAFGSLDALKEQMNNAGATRFGSGWAWLIVQDGKLAVCSTPNQDNPLMDIADVKGTPVLGIDVWEHAYYLKYQNKRPDYLGAIWNVINWDAVAARYEAAL; encoded by the coding sequence ATGGCACACAATCTTCCTGAATTGAAATATTCATTCGACGCACTGGAACCACATATTGATGCTATGACCATGGAAATACACCATGACAGGCACCATAACGCATATGTTACCAACCTTAATAAAGCTATTGAAGGTACAGACGCAGCCAACCTGTCGTTAGAAGACCTGATGGCTAACATATCAAAATACCCGATGGGCGTGCGCAACAATGGCGGCGGCCACTACAACCATACATTATTCTGGGAAATATTAGGCCCGGACGGTGGCGCTCCGTCAGGCAAACTGGCAGACGCTATTAACAGTGCATTCGGGTCGCTGGACGCACTGAAAGAGCAAATGAACAACGCCGGCGCTACCCGCTTTGGGAGTGGCTGGGCATGGCTTATTGTACAGGATGGCAAGTTAGCTGTATGCTCAACACCTAACCAGGATAACCCGCTTATGGATATAGCAGACGTAAAGGGAACTCCGGTATTAGGTATTGACGTATGGGAGCATGCCTACTACCTGAAATACCAGAACAAACGCCCTGACTACCTGGGTGCTATCTGGAACGTGATCAACTGGGATGCTGTAGCAGCCCGCTATGAGGCAGCGTTGTAA
- the pdxA gene encoding 4-hydroxythreonine-4-phosphate dehydrogenase PdxA: MQTNSEKPIIGVTIGDLNGIGPELIIKTFSDNRIMDLCTPVIFSSNKVINYYRRAVEDQHFNFHSTKDLNNLNLKQVNVFNCWEEEVPIQPGALTEQAGKYAVRSLMVATQCLKDGQLDALVTAPIHKSNTQIPDFPHTGHTPFLKEKFGVKDVLMLLYHNNLRVALATEHIPISKVAGQITKDNLTSKLNLLKDTLVKDFGIMKPKIAVLGLNPHAGDNGTIGEEDKNIIAPLVESMQQQGNLVYGPFAADAFFARGSYTEFDAVLAMYHDQGLVGFKTLAQGQGVNYTAGLPVVRTSPDHGTAFDIAGKSIADESSFRAAVFQAIDILRQREEYATNTANPLVRTVETKSGRREDKVV, translated from the coding sequence ATGCAGACCAACTCAGAAAAACCAATTATAGGTGTAACCATAGGCGACCTGAACGGTATAGGCCCCGAACTGATCATAAAGACCTTTTCGGACAACCGTATTATGGACCTCTGCACACCAGTCATTTTTTCATCCAACAAGGTGATCAACTACTATCGCAGGGCGGTAGAGGATCAGCATTTCAACTTTCACAGCACCAAAGACCTGAACAACCTGAACCTAAAACAGGTGAATGTGTTTAACTGCTGGGAAGAAGAGGTGCCCATACAACCCGGTGCGCTGACAGAGCAGGCCGGTAAATACGCAGTACGCTCGCTGATGGTGGCTACACAATGCCTGAAAGATGGCCAGTTGGATGCCCTGGTGACCGCACCTATACACAAAAGCAATACACAGATACCGGACTTTCCGCATACGGGGCACACGCCTTTTCTGAAAGAGAAATTCGGAGTGAAGGATGTGCTGATGCTGCTGTATCATAACAACCTGAGGGTAGCACTGGCTACAGAGCACATCCCGATATCCAAGGTAGCAGGGCAGATAACCAAAGATAACCTGACCTCAAAGCTCAACCTGCTGAAGGATACGCTGGTAAAGGACTTCGGTATCATGAAACCGAAGATAGCAGTGCTGGGACTGAATCCTCACGCCGGCGATAACGGCACTATTGGCGAAGAAGACAAGAACATCATCGCGCCACTGGTGGAAAGTATGCAGCAACAGGGCAACCTGGTGTACGGGCCATTTGCGGCAGATGCCTTCTTTGCACGCGGCAGCTATACCGAATTTGACGCCGTACTGGCCATGTATCACGACCAGGGGCTGGTAGGCTTCAAAACACTGGCACAGGGACAAGGTGTAAACTATACAGCCGGACTGCCTGTGGTGCGCACTTCGCCGGACCATGGTACCGCTTTTGACATAGCCGGTAAGAGTATAGCCGACGAGTCATCTTTCAGGGCGGCTGTATTCCAGGCTATAGACATATTGCGCCAGAGAGAAGAATATGCTACCAACACCGCCAACCCACTGGTAAGGACAGTAGAGACAAAGAGCGGCCGCAGGGAAGACAAAGTAGTATAA